A window of the Fulvia fulva chromosome 11, complete sequence genome harbors these coding sequences:
- a CDS encoding Acyl-protein thioesterase 1 → MSAIKRRMTLPSEPKREDPIYKPAEKPVSQPDHGAAFILVHGLGDTAEGLENIADQFQQNHKLPYVHWIIPNAMENRDAMTTAWYTPNAFSAFPPNRPDLAPSEDIDGLSTSISYLESLIDACVRKGIPPQRIILGGFSQGCALSLLLDLTSKNYAGKLGAIVGLMGYLPLAEGRALWDLRAKAGLPIDHGDVPIFLARGKEDKMIPGRVWKRTVEKLEELGVGKDHLEVREYEGLGHGLSGRVLGDVCGFVERYVPALED, encoded by the exons ATGTCGGCCATAAAGAGACGCATGACTTTACCATCGGAACCGAAACGCGAAGATCCAATCTACAAGCCAGCAGAGAAGCCGGTCTCGCAGCCAGATCATGGAGCAGCGTTCATTCTGGTGCATGGCCTTGGAGATACTGCTGAGGGCCTTGAGA ACATCGCAGACCAGTTCCAGCAAAATCACAAACTGCCTTATGTGCACTGGATAATACCGAACGCAATGGAGAATCGGGACGCCATG ACAACAGCCTGGTACACCCCCAACGCCTTCTCCGCCTTCCCCCCCAACCGCCCCGACCTCGCCCCCTCCGAAGACATCGACGGCCTCTCCACCTCCATATCCTACCTCGAATCCCTCATCGATGCCTGCGTCCGCAAAGGAATCCCACCCCAACGCATAATCCTCGGCGGCTTCTCCCAAGGCTGCGCCCTCTCCCTCCTGTTGGACCTCACCTCAAAAAATTACGCCGGCAAGCTCGGCGCCATCGTCGGCTTAATGGGCTACCTGCCCCTAGCAGAAGGACGGGCATTGTGGGATTTGCGAGCGAAAGCGGGGTTGCCGATCGATCATGGGGATGTTCCGATCTTTCTGGCGAGGGGAAAGGAGGATAAGATGATTCCGGGGAGGGTGTGGAAGAGGACGGTGGAGAAGTTGGAGGAGTTGGGGGTTGGGAAGGATCATTTGGAGGTTAGGGAGTATGAGGGGTTGGGGCATGGGTTGAGTGGACGGGTGCTGGGGGATGTGTGTGGGTTTGTTGAGAGGTATGTGCCGGCTTTGGAGGATTAG
- a CDS encoding RNA polymerase II-associated protein RBA50, with protein sequence MIRGERFELDLGSDDEHDAAQHSATLPGAFVGDVLERQPAAPKPPSLPSLKSKSGFPEHKKRNVESRFKQRKATKSVDQTTVVSGQPAVEASSAAFAPAQISGSHASGKAKSWEEEEKERIDQENRQKMAEMSADEIEEERRELLSSLSPELVQKLLQRSKIQSAQNALLRSNVESGSEEVDLSIVTGPSESVSTAPIKDDKGSGPEPDSSHRQQTSTSNPKPDAKPAKTARFEEEPEAEAEGDHPSNDHNQHDHATTSSLPHDTVHFPRPPQPPSLDPSSDTFLSDLHQKYFPSLPSDPSKLEWMQTSSTSGDHGSYDPSATAFSAKDIRFDFHGRLIPPREAASIPVTQGLHHHGEAPDSAGYTIAELAHLARSSYAAQRSIAFQTLGRVLYRLSKGEFGDSPGAEAEVAGVEILQGQQDAFSELARGLWHEVERLQVIPILISESEGTGVDGGRHVSAKAYATEAVWLWRKGGGKRMKAA encoded by the coding sequence ATGATAAGAGGCGAACGCTTCGAGCTCGACCTGGGCTCAGACGATGAGCATGATGCGGCTCAGCATTCAGCGACACTGCCAGGCGCGTTTGTTGGCGACGTGTTGGAACGTCAGCCTGCCGCGCCTAAGCCACCCAGTCTGCCGTCGCTGAAGAGCAAAAGTGGCTTCCCAGAGCACAAAAAGCGCAACGTAGAGAGCAGGTTCAAGCAGCGAAAGGCCACCAAAAGTGTTGATCAGACTACTGTTGTGTCAGGTCAGCCTGCAGTAGAAGCCTCCTCTGCCGCATTTGCACCTGCTCAAATATCGGGCAGTCATGCGAGTGGCAAAGCAAAATCCTGGGAGGAAGAGGAGAAGGAGCGGATAGACCAGGAGAATCGTCAGAAGATGGCGGAGATGTCTGCTGACGAGATTGAAGAAGAAAGGCGAGAACTTCTCAGCAGCCTGAGCCCGGAGCTGGTCCAAAAGTTGCTGCAAAGGTCCAAGATTCAAAGCGCCCAGAACGCGCTGTTGAGGTCCAACGTCGAGAGCGGCAGCGAAGAAGTCGACCTTTCGATTGTGACGGGACCATCTGAGTCTGTGTCAACAGCACCAATCAAAGACGACAAAGGCTCCGGTCCAGAACCTGATTCAAGCCATCGACAGCAAACATCAACATCCAACCCGAAGCCTGACGCCAAGCCAGCAAAGACAGCCAGATTTGAAGAAGAACCAGAAGCAGAAGCAGAGGGTGACCACCCATCCAATGACCACAATCAACACGACCACGCCACAACCTCATCCCTGCCCCACGACACAGTCCACTTCCCACGCCCACCGCAACCACCATCCCTCGACCCCTCTTCGGACACCTTCCTCTCAGACCTCCACCAGAAATACTTCCCCTCCCTCCCCTCCGACCCCAGCAAACTCGAATGGATGCAGACCTCCTCCACCTCCGGCGATCACGGCTCCTACGACCCCTCAGCCACCGCCTTCAGCGCAAAAGACATCCGCTTCGACTTCCACGGCCGGCTCATCCCACCCCGTGAAGCCGCCTCAATCCCCGTAACGCAAGGTCTCCATCACCATGGCGAAGCCCCAGATTCAGCGGGCTATACCATTGCCGAACTTGCGCATCTCGCGCGCTCAAGTTACGCTGCGCAACGGAGTATTGCGTTCCAGACGCTGGGGAGGGTGTTGTATCGGTTGAGTAAAGGCGAGTTCGGCGATTCGCCCGGTGCTGAGGCGGAAGTTGCGGGAGTTGAGATTTTGCAGGGACAGCAGGATGCTTTCAGCGAGCTGGCTAGAGGACTCTGGCATGAGGTTGAGAGGCTGCAGGTCATTCCGATTTTGATCAGTGAGAGTGAGGGGACCGGTGTGGATGGTGGGAGGCATGTTAGTGCTAAGGCTTATGCTACGGAGGCAGTGTGGTTGTGGAGGAAAGGAGGGGGGAAGAGGATGAAAGCTGCATAG
- a CDS encoding Histone promoter control protein 2 has product MPPPMDHDRASESSSISSAPSSPANPSIDEIAVAQRYPQSGNLASGGGVVRSTSASSAQPSAAQTASGSTDAPAKVRKQRKPREPKAPGDEKPKEKKPRKPREPKVKKEGEAAPAPRKRQKTEDKSTPVLADASARPRQSTLTEMVNQFQAPAQPASATAPQPPSQLRHTIPAQPRPQHPPTSDIGMIRSGVPPHTQMHTSNPPTPRPYSSGQNYDPIRGAIDSAPPRTSAVTNGIHSAQHSPHINRASASPSIISLIDPPPATNTSVPSMAYSPQTTLQQPYQPQPPPFVNHQQHSPTPPRAAPSALPHAAVQSSPAPKSIPTMDGAMDIDGPSCAPMKPPEVKVQSKSSSSAPTPKPTQAKVHSSPKAAGSGLLSSSDLFGGPSSGQDLERKGIDIEIRITLDPTGGNTVNMAQEIAKKYGRDAINPRAAAHRRQLLEVAAAANKIEGGSADDMSVDLMSEADGDSNVEMGGMEDDGLEGQTTAEGKPRKRRKKVEEYDKEDDFIDDTELAWQEQAAVAKDGFFVYSGPLVPEGQNAQVESSTSTRGSRGGRGRGRGRAAVTAGTTHASLGAEKKDPNAPTTRGRGRGRGTGAPRKPRITKADRERMEAEKMDRERMGSGAPPSLAPSNSNPSMTTTTTTHQPPPPPPPQQTLYSNAPDSAQQGVRV; this is encoded by the coding sequence ATGCCGCCGCCAATGGACCACGACCGCGCTAGCGAAAGCTCGAGCATCTCCAGCGCGCCATCATCCCCCGCAAACCCTTCAATCGATGAAATCGCTGTCGCCCAACGCTATCCCCAATCGGGTAATCTCGCTTCTGGTGGAGGTGTAGTTCGTTCGACTTCGGCTTCTTCCGCACAGCCTTCTGCTGCACAGACTGCCAGTGGCTCAACAGATGCACCGGCCAAGGTACGGAAGCAGAGAAAGCCTCGAGAACCAAAAGCACCCGGCGATGAGAAGCCAAAGGAGAAGAAGCCCCGCAAGCCGCGAGAGCCCAAGGTCAAGAAGGAGGGCGAGGCCGCTCCCGCTCCACGAAAGAGGCAGAAGACTGAAGACAAGTCGACTCCCGTTCTTGCTGATGCGTCCGCCCGGCCACGCCAGTCGACCCTCACCGAGATGGTGAATCAGTTTCAAGCACCTGCACAGCCAGCAAGCGCGACTGCACCTCAACCGCCATCGCAATTACGACACACAATACCAGCACAACCGCGACCACAACATCCACCAACCTCGGACATTGGCATGATACGGAGCGGTGTGCCACCACACACGCAAATGCATACTTCAAATCCACCAACACCGCGTCCATACTCGAGCGGCCAGAATTACGACCCCATCAGAGGTGCTATTGACTCAGCTCCACCACGGACATCTGCAGTGACAAACGGCATTCACTCGGCACAGCATTCGCCACACATCAATCGAGCATCCGCATCGCCATCGATCATCAGCCTTATTGACCCACCACCAGCCACAAACACTTCCGTACCTTCAATGGCATACTCTCCGCAAACAACCCTGCAACAACCTTATCAACCACAACCACCGCCGTTCGTCAACCATCAACAACACTCGCCAACACCGCCACGAGCAGCGCCTAGTGCACTGCCGCACGCAGCTGTGCAATCTAGTCCAGCGCCAAAGTCGATACCAACAATGGACGGAGCAATGGATATAGATGGACCGTCTTGTGCGCCGATGAAACCACCGGAGGTCAAGGTGCAATCCAAGTCATCCTCTTCGGCGCCCACACCTAAGCCAACACAGGCCAAAGTACATTCCTCACCAAAAGCAGCTGGAAGTGGACTGCTATCAAGCAGTGACCTGTTTGGAGGACCCTCATCCGGCCAAGACCTCGAGCGCAAGGGGATTGACATTGAGATTCGCATTACGCTGGATCCTACTGGTGGCAACACTGTCAACATGGCTCAAGAGATTGCTAAGAAGTATGGTCGTGATGCAATCAACCCTCGCGCAGCAGCACATCGACGACAGCTCCTGGAAGTTGCCGCAGCCGCCAACAAGATTGAGGGTGGGTCTGCTGACGACATGTCTGTGGATCTCATGTCTGAAGCAGACGGAGACAGTAACGTAGAGATGGGAGGTATGGAAGACGACGGCCTCGAGGGACAGACCACGGCCGAAGGCAAGCCCCGCAAGCGTAGGAAGAAGGTGGAGGAGTACGACAAGGAAGACGACTTCATCGATGACACAGAACTTGCTTGGCAGGAGCAGGCGGCGGTCGCTAAAGACGGCTTCTTCGTCTACTCTGGACCTCTCGTCCCAGAAGGACAAAACGCACAAGTCGAGTCTTCGACATCGACCCGTGGCTCCAGAGGTGGTCGAGGACGTGGCAGAGGTCGCGCTGCTGTCACAGCGGGCACTACTCACGCGTCCCTCGGCGCCGAGAAGAAGGACCCGAATGCGCCCACTACTCGAGGTCGTGGTCGGGGCCGCGGTACTGGAGCGCCCAGAAAGCCACGCATTACTAAGGCTGATCGGGAGAGGATGGAGGCTGAGAAGATGGACCGTGAGAGGATGGGAAGTGGTGCTCCACCGAGTCTTGCCCCGAGTAACAGCAACCCGAGCATGACGACGACCACAACTACACATCAGCCTCCACCTCCTCCGCCGCCACAGCAGACACTGTACAGCAACGCTCCAGATTCTGCGCAGCAGGGTGTGAGGGTCTAG
- a CDS encoding 37S ribosomal protein MRP4, mitochondrial — MITRALRLRHGRIALPKRSTLRRTYASASVEETSDGTPTSQPAFLQGPSTAQMQLDSIPNVRSVTLNDPNHPVAQDYAFFQHQKARTGHLGTALEPHYKPHELLTNPPSPKDITLELLLASQAHIGHATSLWNPANARYIFGVRGRKKDGESPIHIISLDATAAHLRRACKIMSGVTEKGGLVLFVGTRAGQARAVVKAAEMSKGCHLFTKWIPGTITNGQQILGSCAKKVVDEFDRDVEGFEDQLGLKAAVKPDLVVCLNPLENYVLLHECGLNNIPTIGIVDTDANPTWVTYPIPANDDSLRCVQVIAGVLGRAGGEGQVKREDSAKRGFVTYNAAHGLRVPRTERPSDRAERRESSLRQRAAHAQARSQASIEEDEFEDLTGVDVKQHEEDQRLLAEAEQQMIREQGAPAEPAAYAPAESAEETSPLLEEDVDDIYSVAENMDPIDQSLTDEQFASEDLAEDLAQFGGADQLTDSPADDAANPAVPNSTTETWPDQTGATSGETSPIGQVEDVAEELGEDVAPPAPEGNPEVEIADVGQGTEYLKDTPAEKSGETEQASPAEVETESEEKEESGKDEGKGR; from the exons ATGATAACACGAGCATTACGGCTGCGGCATG GCCGCATTGCCCTCCCCAAACGGTCCACGCTGAGACGAACATACGCCTCCGCCTCCGTAGAAGAAACATCGGATGGCACGCCGACCTCGCAGCCAGCATTCTTGCAGGGCCCATCGACAGCGCAGATGCAACTCGACTCGATACCGAACGTGCGAAGCGTGACCCTCAACGACCCGAACCACCCCGTCGCACAGGATTACGCCTTCTTCCAGCACCAGAAGGCACGAACGGGTCATTTAGGAACTGCCCTCGAGCCACACTACAAACCCCATGAACTCCTCACAAATCCCCCATCGCCCAAGGACATCACCTTGGAACTTTTGTTGGCCTCACAAGCACACATTGGACACGCGACCAGTCTGTGGAACCCAGCCAATGCTCGATACATCTTCGGTGTGCGAGGCAGGAAGAAGGATGGCGAGTCTCCGATTCACATCATCAGTCTCGATGCGACAGCCGCTCACCTGCGACGAGCATGCAAGATTATGTCTGGGGTGACGGAGAAAGGAGGTCTCGTGCTGTTCGTAGGCACTCGAGCAGGACAGGCGAGAGCTGTCGTCAAGGCCGCCGAGATGTCGAAAGGATGCCATCTTTTCACCAAGTGGATTCCTGGGACTATCACCAATGGACAGCAGATTCTTGGCTCATGCGCGAAGAAGGTCGTCGATGAATTTGATCGGGACGTGGAAGGCTTTGAAGATCAATTGGGCTTGAAGGCAGCGGTGAAGCCAGATCTGGTGGTCTGCTTGAACCCGCTGGAGAACTATGTCTTGCTGCATGAGTGCGGATTGAACAACATCCCAACGATCGGGATCGTGGACACGGATGCTAACCCTACCTGGGTGACGTACCCCATCCCTGCCAACGACGACAGCTTGAGATGCGTGCAGGTCATTGCCGGTGTTCTAGGCAGAGCTGGAGGAGAGGGTCAGGTGAAAAGGGAGGATTCTGCAAAGAGAGGCTTCGTCACATATAACGCTGCACATGGCCTTCGTGTGCCAAGGACGGAAAGGCCAAGTGACAGGGCAGAGCGCAGAGAAAGCAGCCTGCGCCAAAGAGCAGCACATGCTCAAGCACGATCTCAAGCATCAATAGAAGAAGATGAGTTCGAGGACCTGACCGGCGTTGACGTAAAGCAACACGAAGAAGACCAGCGACTCCTAGCAGAAGCCGAGCAGCAAATGATTCGGGAACAAGGCGCCCCAGCCGAACCAGCCGCATATGCTCCAGCAGAATCCGCAGAAGAAACATCACCCCTCCTCGAAGAAGACGTAGACGACATCTACTCCGTCGCCGAGAACATGGACCCAATCGACCAATCCCTCACCGACGAGCAATTCGCCTCCGAAGACCTCGCAGAAGACCTCGCCCAGTTCGGCGGAGCAGACCAACTCACAGACTCTCCAGCCGACGACGCCGCGAATCCTGCTGTGCCTAATTCCACGACCGAGACGTGGCCTGATCAGACAGGTGCTACTTCCGGTGAGACGTCTCCGATCGGCCAAGTCGAGGATGTAGCGGAAGAGCTTGGTGAAGATGTCGCGCCGCCTGCGCCAGAGGGGAATCCTGAGGTTGAGATAGCGGATGTTGGGCAGGGGACGGAGTATTTGAAGGACACGCCCGCGGAGAAGAGTGGTGAGACTGAGCAGGCGAGTCCCGCTGAGGTGGAGACGGAGAGCGAGGAGAAGGAGGAGAGCGGGAAGGATGAAGGGAAGGGTAGGTGA
- a CDS encoding Phosphatidylethanolamine-binding — protein sequence MILQALAIAAAALTPTLAIPPPDSGFPEAPNDTALTVAFDAERPDGGVIVDEAALYGINVTANTPQLFVDPTSYHYPSLNNGDYTIIMVDPDASYPENPTNRFILHWMQPNMTQRDDAMPGTQRSLENATQPVVEYRRPSPPTNSSAHRYTVYAFQQPMDFTIPQQWEGLSNSNRSRFNLTSFIADTGLGEPAAANYFYVSNQTDVPGNFTAAPGGMYPGGDGTAATSGDPSSSSAGAAVVTGLGSIVGAGLVGFAALM from the exons ATGATCCTCCAAGCCCTCGCCATCGCGGCAGCAGCCCTTACGCCAACTCTCGCAATCCCACCGCCAGACTCCGGATTCCCAGAAGCTCCCAACGACACAGCCCTCACAGTTGCCTTCGACGCCGAGAGGCCCGACGGCGGCGTCATCGTCGACGAGGCAGCTCTCTACGGCATCAACGTCACCGCAAACACTCCGCAACTCTTCGTAGATCCCACGAGCTACCA CTACCCTTCGCTTAACAATGGCGACTACACCATCATCATGGTAGACCCAGACGCCTCATACCCCGAGAATCCAACAAATCGGTTCATTCTCCATTGGATGCAGCCCAACATGACGCAAAGGGACGACGCAATGCCGGGTACGCAGAGGAGTCTCGAGAATGCTACGCAGCCGGTTGTGGAGTATCGCCGTCCCTCTCCTCCTACCAATTCCTCTGCGCATCGGTATACTGTTTATGCGTTCCAGCAGCCGATGGATTTCACGATTCCGCAGCAGTGGGAAGGTCTGAGTAATTCTAATCGGAGCAGGTTCAACCTCACGAGCTTTATTGCTGATACGGGATTGGGAGAGCCGGCGGCGGCGAATTACTTCTATGTTAGTAATCAGACAGATGTGCCGGGGAACTTCACAGCGGCGCCTGGGGGGATGTATCCGGGTGGTGATGGGACTGCTGCGACGAGTGGGGATCC TTCGAGTAGTTCGGCTGGCGCGGCGGTGGTTACGGGGTTGGGGAGTATCGTGGGTGCTGGGTTGGTGGGATTCGCTGCTCTCATGTAA
- a CDS encoding Ankyrin-1 translates to MLREAIGADDPDKVAQAIARSADLHHTDADGMQPVHTAAKEGYLEALKTLLSLGADVETEAVNDKSSRPLHLACEHKRPRTAKHLIEVAKADIHAPDTTGNKPLNRAAIKGDLQIIKLLLAAGADIEWVGVWGWHPLHHAAGNLQILATQLLLQRGADLEAENTNGETALHIAAEYGAAAIIELLISKGAQLDAINHTGDQPLIKAVSKGKTVATDILLKRGADIEAFESKGGTASLVAAEKGTLPVAEILLARGARLTAIDKESNQPLHLAVTYGHLQLVKLMVEHNADIEARGASVGLNYGADQGDQPLHVGTRWNQDAMVKELPTAGADIEARGEHNQTALHIAAEVSNESVVRVLLDHNADYDAWMGNDTPLHRAAIVNKVDNGRALIKAGVPWDQESKLGDQAIHLAALKAHSAFIGMLLDHGADIYVYNRGRGSFPLLTAAAYGQTECVKYILTKSPILEQRTLNGDNPLILACWNQHIDNVKLLLKAGAEINTTSEAGISPLHCAVSKNNLEITRVLVESGVDLTLNTYQWRPLETAENLKFEEMAKILRNAAK, encoded by the exons ATGCTACGAGAAGCCATTGGCGCAGATGATCCTGACAAAGTCGCACAGGCAATTGCTCGAAGTGCCGATCTACATCACACAGATGCAGACGGCATGCAGCCCGTACACACAGCTGCGAAAGAAGGTTATCTAGAGGCACTAAAGACATTGCTCAGTCTCGGCGCAGACGTAGAAACAGAAGCCGTGAACGACAAAAGCAGTCGCCCATTGCATCTTGCGTGTGAGCACAAGAGGCCGCGGACCGCGAAGCATCTGATCGAGGTCGCCAAAGCTGACATACATGCACCGGACACAACAGGCAATAAACCTCTCAATAGGGCGGCCATAAAAGGCGACCTCCAGATCATCAAGCTTCTGCTAGCAGCCGGGGCGGACATTGAGTGGGTTGGTGTCTGGGGCTGGCATCCTCTACATCATGCGGCCGGCAATCTTCAGATTCTAGCTACACAGCTGTTGCTGCAACGAGGAGCAGATCTTGAAGCAGAAAACACGAACGGAGAGACAGCACTGCATATCGCGGCTGAATACGGAGCTGCTGCAATCATCGAATTACTGATCTCCAAGGGGGCACAACTTGACGCAATCAACCATACGGGCGATCAGCCATTGATCAAAGCAGTGTCAAAGGGGAAGACTGTTGCGACAGACATTCTCTTGAAGAGAGGTGCCGACATCGAAGCTTTCGAAAGCAAAGGCGGAACTGCATCACTTGTTGCGGCTGAGAAGGGCACCCTGCCAGTCGCCGAGATCTTGCTGGCTCGAGGAGCTCGTCTCACAGCGATTGACAAGGAGAGCAACCAGCCTTTGCACTTGGCAGTAACATATGGACACTTACAACTCGTGAAGCTCATGGTAGAGCACAACGCCGACATTGAAGCCAGAGGTGCGA GCGTCGGGCTTAATTACGGTGCCGACCAAGGCGATCAGCCGTTACATGTCGGCACCCGATGGAATCAGGACGCCATGGTCAAAGAACTGCCAACAGCAGGCGCAGACATCGAAGCTCGGGGAGAACACAACCAAACCGCACTACACATAGCAGCAGAGGTCTCCAACGAGAGCGTAGTGAGAGTACTCCTCGACCACAACGCAGACTACGACGCCTGGATGGGTAACGATACGCCCCTACATCGTGCAGCAATCGTCAACAAAGTCGATAACGGGCGAGCTCTGATCAAGGCAGGCGTTCCTTGGGACCAGGAGAGTAAGCTAGGAGATCAGGCCATCCACCTCGCAGCTTTAAAAGCCCACAGCGCTTTCATCGGCATGCTACTCGACCATGGAGCTGACATCTACGTGTACAACCGCGGAAGGGGCTCGTTCCCGTTACTCACAGCAGCAGCCTATGGCCAAACGGAATGTGTGAAATACATCTTGACCAAATCTCCAATCCTAGAACAGCGGACACTCAACGGCGACAATCCGCTGATCCTGGCATGCTGGAATCAGCATATTGATAATGTGAAACTGCTGCTCAAAGCTGGCGCGGAGATTAATACGACGTCTGAAGCTGGGATATCACCTTTGCATTGCGCGGTATCGAAGAATAACCTGGAGATTACGAGAGTTCTGGTCGAGAGTGGTGTCGATTTGACGCTGAATACGTATCAATGGAGACCGCTGGAGACTGCGGAGAATTTGAAGTTTGAGGAGATGGCTAAGATTTTACGGAATGCTGCGAAGTGA
- a CDS encoding Heterokaryon incompatibility protein 6, OR allele has product MAPGLPRTLPEPLWNVRASWASSKPYQVMRDGLADANHLLLGSRRGMGKRTAFSADHKLRPDEEVPAAEATTPLNDHKPGLPAYQYAALTDTDSIRLVRLAPRGSDDPVTFEIVPCTLRADTSFKALSYTWRPDKPHHTVDCGRSTLEIGHNLWSALRHIRDESLEQHVWIDAICIDQSNNSERAQQVQMMRQIYEAAEETIVWLGMAQVESDAAQVFELLEKLSKAQQDDHPSARQFPMTGSHLETRNLPGMEDSVWKLLDDLFWKHWFTRAWIIQEVAVSRTSIVRYGDQAIDWPSFARAADYIMQHSLTRITGVDPNRTMLLESYRRGVHAETTDPITLLRLLCQARSSYATDARDKIFALAGLAADASKIGLILSYNLDVGTIYTDLAKRMITGHDGLDLLTACQDDALGDTRGLPSWVPDWEIHPWATPFMLLNQWERRQPILPGATTDECFVSDDPHALTVSGVVYDVVDHTSDTCLDHFKLAGGVNAADHARFAEGRMLHATKDLVSTTMEFF; this is encoded by the exons ATGGCACCTGGTCTGCCCAGAACGCTCCCGGAGCCTCTATGGAACGTGCGGGCATCCTGGGCATCCTCGAAACCGTACCAGGTCATGCGAGATGGTCTGGCGGACGCGAATCACCTCTTGCTCGGCTCCAGAAGAGGCATGGGAAAGCGCACC GCCTTCAGTGCTGACCACAAGTTGCGGCCGGACGAAGAAGTACCAGCAGCAGAAGCCACGACGCCGCTGAACGACCACAAACCAGGGCTGCCGGCGTATCAGTATGCCGCTCTCACTGATACTGATAGCATCAGGCTGGTACGCCTGGCGCCACGGGGCAGTGATGATCCCGTCACATTTGAGATCGTGCCCTGTACTCTGCGTGCTGATACCTCTTTCAAAGCTCTATCATACACGTGGCGCCCCGACAAGCCTCATCATACTGTAGACTGTGGCAGATCGACATTGGAGATTGGCCACAATCTATGGTCTGCGCTGCGACATATCCGCGATGAAAGCTTGGAGCAGCATGTTTGGATCGATGCTATATGCATCGATCAGTCTAACAACAGCGAGCGTGCGCAACAGGTGCAGATGATGCGGCAAATTTACGAAGCTGCAGAGGAGACTATCGTCTGGCTCGGGATGGCGCAGGTGGAATCAGATGCTGCGCAGGTATTTGAGCTACTGGAGAAGCTGTCAAAGGCTCAACAAGATGACCATCCCAGCGCTCGCCAGTTCCCGATGACAGGAAGTCACCTTGAGACACGAAACTTACCTGGCATGGAAGACAGTGTGTGGAAGTTGCTGGATGATCTATTCTGGAAGCATTGGTTCACTCGAGCATGGATAATTCAAGAAGTGGCAGTGTCGCGGACCTCGATCGTGCGCTACGGTGACCAAGCGATCGACTGGCCATCATTTGCCCGCGCGGCAGACTACATCATGCAACACTCTCTTACTCGAATTACCGGTGTTGATCCCAACCGAACTATGCTACTGGAAAGTTATCGACGTGGCGTGCACGCTGAGACCACTGATCCCATCACCTTGCTTCGGCTACTATGTCAAGCACGAAGCAGCTATGCCACTGATGCGAGAGATAAGATCTTCGCGCTGGCTGGACTTGCAGCAGATGCTAGCAAGATTGGCCTAATTCTTAGCTACAATCTCGATGTTGGGACGATATACACAGACCTCGCAAAGCGAATGATAACAGGCCACGATGGGCTCGACCTTCTCACCGCATGTCAGGACGACGCCTTGGGTGACACTCGTGGCTTACCTTCGTGGGTTCCAGACTGGGAGATCCATCCGTGGGCAACCCCGTTCATGCTTCTTAACCAATGGGAAAGACGGCAGCCCATACTGCCAGGCGCCACAACAGATGAATGCTTTGTCAGCGATGACCCGCATGCATTGACGGTCTCTGGTGTTGTCTACGATGTTGTCGACCATACTTCTGACACATGCCTGGATCACTTCAAGCTAGCCGGCGGCGTGAATGCTGCAGATCATGCACGATTTGCCGAAGGTCGGATGCTCCATGCCACGAAGGACCTCGTGTCCACAACTATGGAGTTCTTCTAG